The genome window ACGCTAACAACTGAGTAGCAAACTCAAAAAGCGAGAATATGGAGTGTTCGGTTCTCGATACAAGTCCGAGAACAGTCACCGCGTTAAACGCTCGTTGTACAGCGTTTGTTAGATAGCGCGGTTCCTTCAGAAGAGATACTCGTCGCTGCCGTGGGCAATAGTGGGCAAGCGTCATCAGATCGTGGGTCATAGTGGGTAACGAGATGAAAGTAGACGCTCAGGATCTCCGAACCAGCGACACCGATGACCGAGGTCGGATTTACCTCGGGACGGAGTACGCGAACAAGCGTGTGACCGTCGCGGTGGTGGAAGTCGAAAACGACCAACCAGACGAAGACGAACTCGCAACTGCCTATCGGGACGCATCCGAAAGTGCAGAATCACTAGCCGAGGAGTGGGATAACACGTCTGACGAGGCGTGGAGCGGACTGACTGAATGAGTGAGAAGACGAACGTCCGACGTGGCGACGTCGTTATTATCCGGTTGGGCCCCGCCGAAGGCCACGAGATGAAGACCCGCCCGGCGGTCGTCGTCCAGAACGACGTCGGGAACGCGAATTCGAGTACGACTCTCGTCGCACCCGCGACTGGCACGTATCGAGGCTACCCGTTCGAGGTACCGGTCGAAGCGGATGACTCGCCGTTCGAGAAGGACTCCTCAGTTCGGCTCGACCAGATTCGAGTCGTCTCCATCGAGAAGCGGATTCATTCGGTCGTTGGGAATCTGGACGCAGGAACGATGAGTCAGGTAGACGACGCACTGAAACTGAGCCTCGGACTCGACTGAGCGATTCGACGCAGACGACGTGGGGGAGCGCAGTAAGCTGATTTAATCGACTTGTGGGCTGTATCCAGCAAAGCTTCCAAGAACTATCGTCGATTGAGGGTGTGCCCGAGCCCGATTGTCAGCGGCTATTCTAAAGAAAACAGCGAGAGTTCCACGGGTCACCCGACCCGTGGTCATTTACGCAAGTCTTGACAGTGTTGTTGCTCACGCTGAGGTCTCTTGACGAGAATTGGAATTTGACGTGTTGGTATCGATGGGGAACGTGATTGAGAGATCAATCGCCTCGGTTCCATCGCGGAGTATCGGGCGCTTGCTGTTACCATCTGTGGTGAACTCAATGACGCCGAGCGTTTCGAGTTCCTTGAGATTTCGATGAACCTCTCTGTAATCACGATTGGCAAGTCGAGCAGTCTCACGGATACTCTCTGGATGCTCACTGGTGATGACGTCCAAGAGCTGGAGGCTCAACCGACGCATGAGTCGTTCGACGTCGTCGAGCTCCTCGAGATTCAGCACGAACGCGGCTTCCTGTTCTTCGAACGCTTCTCCAGATTCCGCCCGACGGAGTCGCTCGCGAGCGGCTCGCTGGCTATTCTCGCGCTGGCCGTACGTAATTTTGAGTGTGTTTGCAGTCATGGCAGGTCCTGGATTTCGTTTAAGAATCGGTCACGGAGTTCTATCATTCCGGGGAACTCGATTTCTTCGATGCCATCAGGTGTGTGTGGTTCGTGGCGTCCGGGAGTTCGGTTCTCATTGTCGTAGCGGAGGATGACGCCCTGGCCATCGAGAAAGCCGTAGTGAAACGCGTATCGGTACCCGTTCGATCAGAAACCGGCGACACGGTAGCCGTAGCACCGTAGTACAGCGACCTAGAAAGCCCCCGCCGTGTCGCTGGCTGCGACTCGCTGCGGTCCTCACTCCGTTGCGGTCCTTACGTCGTCATCAGAAACCGTTGGTTTCTGATTGGCTCGCAAGACGCACACGTCTTACGGACGTCTCGCTCAAGCGACACGGCGGCCCCTTTCGACCCCACCCTGTGGTTTGCGTTGGTTCCTCTTGCTCGGTGTTTTGGCGTTCGCAGCGCGTTCTCGTGATACTCATCGTTGCACCAAGGACTCACCGCGATACGCCTGCCAATTTTATCACACCCCTGACGGGTGCAGGTGTTACTCAGTGCACCAACCAACGTTCCGACGACAGATCGGTGTTCGACTTCGAACGATTGTCTCTCGATTCAGGGGCAGAAAACATCCAGCACTGTCCAATCCTCAGTGTGCGCATCCAGGAGGCGACCGGTCGCTGTACCTCATCGGTTCTGAATCACTGCAGTGCTGTGAGTTCTGTGGTGCGGTGTTGATGCGGAGAGCGCTTCCAGAGTCCGCAGGGACGACGTATCTCGTTGATGAGCCGACCGATGAAGGTCGATCAGAGGGGGCGATATGAATTCGCATCGTTTCACCATCGAGTTCCGAACACGTGACGGCCAGAGACATCGCGTCGTGTATCGGGCAGATATACACGGCGTGCAGTGGTCGCGTCTCGAAGAACTGTATGAGGATGGCCGCTGGCGACAGTGTGGCGAAGAACAGATTTCTGCACCGATATTTGAAGTACGACCGACAGGTGTGGGCTTCTTTCTGGGGCCGTGAGAGCCGTGTGATTGGTATCGCGACGAAGTTGCAAGAAAGCCTTATGCTACACAGACGTATAGCAATTGTATATGTCTGATGCTGATACTGGGACCGGCGACAACGGACCGGAGATGGTACAAATCAATCTTCGACTGAGCAAAGCCTTCCTCGAAGACATCGACGCAACGTGGGAAGAACAGGGGTTCAATTCCCGAAGCGAGTTCCTTCGTTACGCGGCTCGTGACGCCATCAAGCATCCCGAGTTCTCACGAGAAGGGTGGAAGCAGATTGCGGCGAGCGAACACGACCTCCGGTCGGGCGATGCGGAGTTAGTCTCACGAGATGAGGTTCTTGAGATGATGGATCGGGACGCGGATGACGAGTGAGGGGGATTAGACATGGAAGTTCGCACCGCGTGCTGCGACCCAATTCGACGGACTCGAGACACACGTCCAGGACCGTATCGTCTCGAAGCTTGACGAAATCATCGACTCAGAGTGGCGAGAGCCGGACGACTTCGTTGAGCCCTTGACGGGCGGCCCGTTCTCGAAACTCCGCATCGGACAGTACCGTCTTGCTTGCATCGTCGACTACGACGAGTCCGTTCTCGAAGTCCATCGAATCGAGCACCGAAGTGGTGCATACACCGCTGACGATTGAGATTCGTCAGTTACCCATGACTACAGTCGTGGGCTTCCACCTCGTATCTGTGTGAATCGCCTCGGGATCAAGCCCCGAGGCTTCCCGTTTTCACGACGCGCTTTGTAAACTACGCAGGCAATTCTCTCAACCCATAACGAACCAGCATCTCACACCACCGAAGTGCTTGTATGCATTATAGCGAAAGTATATTGTCGGGTGTGGCTTTTTGCCGGCGAACTACCCCGGTCAAGTCCCACAGCACTCGGCCTGCCTCGTCTATAGAATGAACGGAGAAAGCGTCACTCTCCTCGTCAATTATCGGGGCGCGGCATCGATTCTAGCTCTTTGATTCGACTCGTCTTCTCGACAGCGGCGTACTGTCGTTTCCATGCGTCTTCTGGGAAGAGGCCATTGCGATCGAACAGGTCGCGTGCTTCGGCAGTGAGCTCGAAGAACTGGTAGGGGTACCCCCGGATACGATTCCCGGTCTCGAACTCGCGTACCTGGATAACACCGACGTCTGCGAGGGTGTTGAGGTGGCGACGGATCGAGTCGTCGCTGAGTGGCGGATTCATGTAGTCGAGTTCTTCGACGCTGGGTGCGCCCACTGGATGACCGACGATATCTGCGATTATGTCTGCACGCTTTTTGTCAGTTGCTCGCTGGAGTGCACGCCATGTATCGGACGTTGTATCACCCACGTTGGTTTCGTCTTTAGGTACCGGCTCTGTCTCCGGTCTCATATCTCTATCTTGGGGTGAGGCTCTCATAATGCTAATCGCTGCATCATACTCTCCATTCACCGATTCTGAGAGAATGTGTCTTTAGCACTGAAGTTAGGAGAATATACTATAGAAAAACTGATTGTAAGAGAGAGTTGACGCCGTAGCAAGTAACATTTCAGGACTCTTGTATTTCCTTTGCAACTCCTTCGAGATCGTCGTGACGGCGAAAGCGGCGTTCTTCGATTGCGTCTTCGAAGGCGTCAGCCTGCTCGTCCGAAAGAACTCCAGCAAGTTCGAAAAGAGAGCGCTCGACAGCGAGAGGAAGCACGACATCCGAGAACGATTCATCGTCCTCTTTGTGGGCTACAAGTCTATTGTAGGCTTCCTCAGACAGGCGAATGCTCTTGGACATCTGCATACGGATGTATGCAGCTTCTGAATTTGTATGTGGGGTCTGTTTCGAGACGAAGAGACACGTCAATCGCTTCTTTTCGGCTGTTTCAGAACCCCGGTCTTGTCTCTCAGCCGTGGCACGCCCCGCTCGCCGCCTGTTCCGCCCTCCGTTCGCTCGTCCAGTTGGACGCCAGCGGGTTAGCCCGTCGGTCCGTGCGCTCCGTGGGTGCGCCGGACCGCCACGCTAACTCCGCTGGCCGCTCACTGCGGGCGGGGCGGCGCGCGTAGCTGGTTGGCTGGTTCTTTCGGCACGCGCCGCTTCGCGCCCCGGGCGCGAAGCGAAGGCGCAAAGCGGCGCGTGCAGACGTCTCTGTCGAGAAACAGTCGGTGTGGTCGTGTAGAAAACCGCGAGTGGAGTCGCGGTTGTCGGGCGTCGTGAAACGCCTTCGGGAATGGAATCCCAATGGCAAGTAAGAACGCAATCGGTAATGAAGTTGCGGGACAGCGCGGTGAACATGGTCAGTTCGAGAATGCGGGCGTTTTCGACGAAGACGGCTTCGAGGTCGTCGACGAGGTTGCAGAACGCGAACGGAACCTCAGAGCGACCGTGGAGATGGAGATTCGGGCGAGAATCGACACCGACCACTACGAGACGCGGCGGCGTGGACTGACGCTCGAACAGGAAGAACGGATCGAGGCGAGAGAGTGGGAGCTCAGACAGACGAGAGTGCGGTTCGACAGACAACAGGAGTCGGACCGGGAAGCGCGGACGCGACGGGTGGCAGTGCGTGGAAGCGTCGAACGTCGACGTGCGTTCTGTAAGCGAGCGGCGAGCGTAGACCTATGGGCGGACCCGGATGTGGTAGATCCTCGTGAGCAGCTATCGCGTGACGAATTGGGTGCTGTGAACCGGGAAGCAGCGCGATTGGCAGGGAAGCTACCGGGGTGGTCGCAGGCAGCGATCAGTCGACGAGTAGCCGAGCGCGTCGTCGACGGATGTGAGTTGATGAGCGCAGTCATCGGGGTATTCGAGGAGTTTCGGACCGACCCCGGTCGAGTGGTTCCAATCGAAGCACTCGGGGAGGTACAAAGCCACGAGGTGAATATCTCTGGGACGATAACCCAGTTGTGGGAGCCACGGAGCAGAGCGATTCAGCAGGTTGGGCTCATCGAAGACGAGAGCGGGCGAACGAAGTTCACGGTATGGGAGAAGTCGAACGTGCCGATGATGGCAGAAGGCGACCAGGTGGTGTTGCGGAACGTAGCGCGAAACTGGTATCAGGGTCGGTGCTCGGTTGCACTGACGGGCTGGTCGTCAATCTCATTCTCTGAAGGTGAGCGATGGTGGAGTAAGTAGCTCAGCTCGGCCATTCTTTTTTCGGCTCTGTTAAAACCCAATCGGTGATCGGTTTCGGAAGTCGTGCTGCATACAGGGCGCATATTCATCAGGTGACTACCATGTCACCGTCTGCACGGACGTCACCGCCTGCCGAAACGGCAATAAGTAGCTATCTAACGGCTCATCTCGTACCTCTTTTCGAGGAGGTGACAAAACCTGATGCCAGCCCACCGATACGACTGTGGGAATGGAGTTACTGACTGTCGGTTCGTCGGCAGTCCGAAAACAAAGGGGAGGCTCTCATACGGAGTCAGGCCAGGAACAACGGCAAGTACGCAAACTGCGTATCGTACAGAATCGTGACCGGTCCACCGAATCGAAACCGCTGAAGAATAGGTGATCAAAATGGCAGAAACAGCAACCGCAGAACTGAGCGAACATATCGAACACGGAGCTAATCTCCGGCGAGGTTCCGTATTGATGGCAATCGCGGGGGTTGCATTCATCGGCTACGGTCTCGTCTTTCTCGCCTTGAATTTCGTCGGGAGCGGCTTTGAGCTCGGGGTCAGTCAACTCGATGGACTGACTCCTGCAGATTTGAACCCGACCGTCGCGTACTACATTAGCCACCTGCACGTCGCCACCGCAGCGTTCATCATCTCGACAGGGATCGCTGTCACAGCCCTGTCGTGGTACGGGGTGCGCCAGCGGCTTACGTGGGCGTGGGCGACCGCCGTCGTCGCCGCCGTCGTCGGCTTGGCGCTCGCGTTACCGATGCACTACACTGCGGATGCATTCGCCCACGACTGGGTGACGCATCTCGGGCCAATCTACCTAGCGACAGTCATCTTCGTCGTCGGGGCCGTGCTGGCGTACCGCGGTTTACAGGCCTCGTTACCGGTGACAGACTGACAATCACCTCACATGCTCTCGGAAACAGTGATCGTATTGCACGTGGGTTACGGCCAGGAAGTAACCATCTTAGAGTATCTATATCGCGTCGTGCTCTATTTGGTGGCCTTCGGGGTGATCGCGCTCCTCGTTTACTGGGGGATGAATGCGATTGAGACTATCCGTCCACGTGTGTAATCAAGGCTGAGAGGTGTAGGTGGATACAACCTCTGTATCTTGCACGATACTTCGATCACTAACTGGGGGTTCCAACAGAGCCTTTTCTGGACGCCAGCTTCCTCCCCAGCCGTCGTCCTCGCTTCGCTCGGACACCCTCACACGTAAGAGTGCTCATCAATCGCCCACTGCAGAAGAACCGAATAGGCGCGTGGGCAGAAGTTGATTTATGGGGAACATGCTTGTTTCTACCCACCAAACTGATACCTATGTCCGAGGCAACACTCGATGGGCGTGGCCGTCTCACACTCCCGAAAGAAGTTCGGGAGCGATACGGCGAGCACTACCATATCGTCCAACTCCCCGATGGTGTCAAGTTAATCCCCATTGCAGATGACCCGCTTGACGCTCTCCGTTCGGAGTTTGCAGACGTCGACAAGAGTGCCACAGAACTTCGCGAAGAGGCGCGTGAGGAAGCCTTAGACCAGGCTGGACGGTAAATGTACGCAGAAACTGATTTCCTCTTGGCGCTGATCAAGGACGAAGACTGGCTTGGTGACGCCGCAGAGACGATTGGACGTCCGTGGTGACGTGGACACAGTCGTTACTGCAGTAACTTACGTCGAGGATTATGGATTCACGCCCTTTGACGCACTTCACCTCGTCGAATCTGACGGGGCGACCATCGTATCGAGTGATGAGACGTACGAATCTTTTGCACCACGACTCGATGTCAACAACCCCGCGCACGGTGGCGCGGGGCTTGTCAGTGTTCTCGGCCTCTAACTCACAACGGAGTACGGGATGAATCCCCGCTTCGGCGTCACTGTTCCTGACTTCAGGGCAAGTTGACTGTTGCCCGTCCGTCGTGAGTCGTTTAGCCCACGACGGACAAACCGCCACCCGATGTTCTTCGCCGCATTATAATCCGCGTGAAGCGTCTTCTCACACTTCTCGCACTCGAAGTGTGCTTGCACAGGTCGATTCCCACGGCTCGTGTGACCACACTCACTACAGCGTTGACTCGTGTACGCTGCGTCCACGAACTCAATGCGAATACCGAGTGCTTCGGCTTTGTACGTCACGAACTGGATAAGTTTTCGGTGTGCCCACTGATGGAACCTCTTCGCGTTCGCCATCCGGTCGCGGATGTACGACAAGTCCTCAAACACGATGTGCGAACATTCGTGTTCGACGGCCTCTTCGATAATTGCGTTTGAGACTCGGTGCAGTTTGTCCCGAGAGTAGCGTTCTTCGCGGTCGTCTCGCCCCACGATGGTTCGGTGAGCCGACTGAGTGCCTGTCTGTTGGAGGCCACCGCGAACCTGCTCGAATTGGTCGTGGTCGTGAACCAGTTTCTTTCCTGACGCGAAGTGTGCAGTGCTGGTGACGGCGAGGTTTTCGATTCCGAGGTCAACTCCGAGAACTGTTCTGTCCTCGGCAGGGGACCCGGTTTCATCGAACGGGTTCGGTTTTCGGAACCCGAGGTGTAAGAAGTACTCACCGTCCCGAGCGGTGAGCGTGCTTTCTGTGACGCTCCACTCGTCATCGTTCAGGAACTGGTACTGGTAGCCGTCGTCGTCTTCTGGGAGGACGAGTTCGCATCGAACCCGACTCTCAACGGTGGAGAGCGAGACTGTGTTGTCGTCAAAGAGCGTCAGCGTGTTCGCATCGTATTTGATGGTCGGACTCGTGAACTCTGGGCAAGAGACGTTCCGCCCTTTATCTTTGAGTTCGTTGACGCCTGTGAGTGCGCTTGCGGCTTGGTGAGTGGCGAGTATCGCGTGTTGACTTCCGAGACGCGTTTCCTCGCGTACGTCGTCGTAGGCGAGTTGTTGGAGGCCGTATTTGGAGTCCTCGTTCTTTCTCCAACCGATTTGGGAGGCGTGGGTGGCTCCATGTTGCCAGTCGCTAATCGTGGCTTCGAGTAAGTCGGCTTGCTCGTCGCTCACGATGATTCGAGTAATGGCTGTACGTCTCAGGTAGTCGTCCACTCTACCTTCAAAGAAGGAGTTGGGCTATTTAATAGTTTTATTCTGGCTATTGTCGGCTTCCTCCCCGGGCACGGTGGCCCGGGGAATCCGCCTTGCTACCAGTTTAAAAACGATGCAAGACGATTGAAGCCGTTTCGAAAATTCGACTTAGCCTCCAGTTTTCTGAGAGCCGGTTTCCTCCCCAGCCGTCGTCCTCGCTTCGCTCGGACGCCCCTCGCGCGCGGTCGTGG of Haloprofundus halophilus contains these proteins:
- a CDS encoding type II toxin-antitoxin system PemK/MazF family toxin: MSEKTNVRRGDVVIIRLGPAEGHEMKTRPAVVVQNDVGNANSSTTLVAPATGTYRGYPFEVPVEADDSPFEKDSSVRLDQIRVVSIEKRIHSVVGNLDAGTMSQVDDALKLSLGLD
- a CDS encoding ribbon-helix-helix domain-containing protein, with product MSDADTGTGDNGPEMVQINLRLSKAFLEDIDATWEEQGFNSRSEFLRYAARDAIKHPEFSREGWKQIAASEHDLRSGDAELVSRDEVLEMMDRDADDE
- a CDS encoding RNA-guided endonuclease InsQ/TnpB family protein; its protein translation is MDDYLRRTAITRIIVSDEQADLLEATISDWQHGATHASQIGWRKNEDSKYGLQQLAYDDVREETRLGSQHAILATHQAASALTGVNELKDKGRNVSCPEFTSPTIKYDANTLTLFDDNTVSLSTVESRVRCELVLPEDDDGYQYQFLNDDEWSVTESTLTARDGEYFLHLGFRKPNPFDETGSPAEDRTVLGVDLGIENLAVTSTAHFASGKKLVHDHDQFEQVRGGLQQTGTQSAHRTIVGRDDREERYSRDKLHRVSNAIIEEAVEHECSHIVFEDLSYIRDRMANAKRFHQWAHRKLIQFVTYKAEALGIRIEFVDAAYTSQRCSECGHTSRGNRPVQAHFECEKCEKTLHADYNAAKNIGWRFVRRGLNDSRRTGNSQLALKSGTVTPKRGFIPYSVVS
- a CDS encoding ArsR family transcriptional regulator, with product MRPETEPVPKDETNVGDTTSDTWRALQRATDKKRADIIADIVGHPVGAPSVEELDYMNPPLSDDSIRRHLNTLADVGVIQVREFETGNRIRGYPYQFFELTAEARDLFDRNGLFPEDAWKRQYAAVEKTSRIKELESMPRPDN
- a CDS encoding antitoxin VapB family protein yields the protein MSKSIRLSEEAYNRLVAHKEDDESFSDVVLPLAVERSLFELAGVLSDEQADAFEDAIEERRFRRHDDLEGVAKEIQES
- a CDS encoding DNA-binding protein; this translates as MASKNAIGNEVAGQRGEHGQFENAGVFDEDGFEVVDEVAERERNLRATVEMEIRARIDTDHYETRRRGLTLEQEERIEAREWELRQTRVRFDRQQESDREARTRRVAVRGSVERRRAFCKRAASVDLWADPDVVDPREQLSRDELGAVNREAARLAGKLPGWSQAAISRRVAERVVDGCELMSAVIGVFEEFRTDPGRVVPIEALGEVQSHEVNISGTITQLWEPRSRAIQQVGLIEDESGRTKFTVWEKSNVPMMAEGDQVVLRNVARNWYQGRCSVALTGWSSISFSEGERWWSK
- a CDS encoding HVO_A0114 family putative DNA-binding protein; this translates as MTANTLKITYGQRENSQRAARERLRRAESGEAFEEQEAAFVLNLEELDDVERLMRRLSLQLLDVITSEHPESIRETARLANRDYREVHRNLKELETLGVIEFTTDGNSKRPILRDGTEAIDLSITFPIDTNTSNSNSRQETSA
- a CDS encoding AbrB/MazE/SpoVT family DNA-binding domain-containing protein, whose protein sequence is MSEATLDGRGRLTLPKEVRERYGEHYHIVQLPDGVKLIPIADDPLDALRSEFADVDKSATELREEAREEALDQAGR